Proteins encoded in a region of the Triticum dicoccoides isolate Atlit2015 ecotype Zavitan chromosome 3A, WEW_v2.0, whole genome shotgun sequence genome:
- the LOC119268755 gene encoding uncharacterized protein LOC119268755 isoform X1 yields the protein MAGDRRGGSPTAERRRGIRRLLLPRGEASSSSSSSVPLPPPAAAEVGRRKGFAAAALRGLGCTSAAASQAYAPGAGSAAAAAVRSSADWHGRRKKGKDKRKERGGGGGGGGGLVGGGIGGDVWCAPGIPFAAEASSVDCVVARHQMLGRGRGGDAERPHRERPCLSRRASMQEQMSSSFMESPPPPPLHHLDGPFFGADLLPSARLRRMRGYRPSPGGLEEEIMMFQTRVLLGGMNVYDRYQDWRLDVDNMTYEELLELGERIGHVNTGLREDEIVRNLRKVKPDSSFQFPTEVEKKCSICQEEFEANDEMGRLGCGHSYHVYCIKQWLSQKNVCPVCKTAVTKT from the exons ATGGCCGGTGACCGCCGCGGCGGCTCGCCCACGGCGGAGCGCCGGCGGGGGATCCGGCGCCTCCTGCTGCCCCGCGGggaggcctcctcctcctcgtcgtcctcggtgCCGTTGCCTCCCCCGGCCGCGGCCGAGGTAGGGCGGAGGAAGGGCTTCGCCGCCGCGGCGCTGCGCGGGCTGGGCTGCACGTCGGCCGCGGCCTCGCAGGCGTACGCGCCAGGGGCGGGCTCCGCGGCTGCGGCGGCCGTGCGGTCCTCGGCCGACTGGCACGGGCGAAGGAAGAAAGGGAAGGACAAGAGGAaggagaggggagggggagggggaggtggaggcggccttgtgggcggagggatcggcggcgaCGTGTGGTGCGCCCCGGGGATACCGTTCGCCGCGGAGGCGTCGTCCGTGGACTGCGTGGTGGCGCGCCACCAGATGCTGGGGAGGGGCCGCGGCGGCGACGCCGAGAGGCCGCACAGAGAG CGGCCCTGCCTGTCCCGGAGGGCGAGCATGCAGGAGCAGATGTCCTCGTCCTTCatggagtcgccgccgccgccgccgctgcatcacCTGGACGGCCCCTTCTTCGGCGCCGACCTGCTCCCCTCCGCGCGCCTCCGCCGGATGCGCGGCTACCGCCCCTCCCCCGGCGGCCTCGAAGAAGAG ATCATGATGTTTCAGACAAgagtgttgttgggaggaatgaatGTGTATGATCGGTACCAGGATTGGCGCCTTGATGTCGACAACATGACTTATGAG GAGTTGCTTGAGCTTGGAGAAAGAATAGGACATGTCAACACAGGGCTACGCGAGGATGAGATAGTTCGCAACCTTAGGAAGGTCAAGCCTGATTCGTCATTCCAGTTTCCGACGGAAGTGGAGAAGAAATGCAGTATTTGTCAA GAAGAGTTTGAAGCAAATGACGAGATGGGGAGGCTGGGCTGCGGCCACAGCTACCATGTTTACTGCATCAAGCAGTGGCTTTCTCAGAAGAACGTTTGCCCGGTTTGCAAGACCGCTGTCACCAAGACTTGA
- the LOC119268755 gene encoding E3 ubiquitin-protein ligase MBR1-like isoform X2, which yields MAGDRRGGSPTAERRRGIRRLLLPRGEASSSSSSSVPLPPPAAAEVGRRKGFAAAALRGLGCTSAAASQAYAPGAGSAAAAAVRSSADWHGRRKKGKDKRKERGGGGGGGGGLVGGGIGGDVWCAPGIPFAAEASSVDCVVARHQMLGRGRGGDAERPHREIMMFQTRVLLGGMNVYDRYQDWRLDVDNMTYEELLELGERIGHVNTGLREDEIVRNLRKVKPDSSFQFPTEVEKKCSICQEEFEANDEMGRLGCGHSYHVYCIKQWLSQKNVCPVCKTAVTKT from the exons ATGGCCGGTGACCGCCGCGGCGGCTCGCCCACGGCGGAGCGCCGGCGGGGGATCCGGCGCCTCCTGCTGCCCCGCGGggaggcctcctcctcctcgtcgtcctcggtgCCGTTGCCTCCCCCGGCCGCGGCCGAGGTAGGGCGGAGGAAGGGCTTCGCCGCCGCGGCGCTGCGCGGGCTGGGCTGCACGTCGGCCGCGGCCTCGCAGGCGTACGCGCCAGGGGCGGGCTCCGCGGCTGCGGCGGCCGTGCGGTCCTCGGCCGACTGGCACGGGCGAAGGAAGAAAGGGAAGGACAAGAGGAaggagaggggagggggagggggaggtggaggcggccttgtgggcggagggatcggcggcgaCGTGTGGTGCGCCCCGGGGATACCGTTCGCCGCGGAGGCGTCGTCCGTGGACTGCGTGGTGGCGCGCCACCAGATGCTGGGGAGGGGCCGCGGCGGCGACGCCGAGAGGCCGCACAGAGAG ATCATGATGTTTCAGACAAgagtgttgttgggaggaatgaatGTGTATGATCGGTACCAGGATTGGCGCCTTGATGTCGACAACATGACTTATGAG GAGTTGCTTGAGCTTGGAGAAAGAATAGGACATGTCAACACAGGGCTACGCGAGGATGAGATAGTTCGCAACCTTAGGAAGGTCAAGCCTGATTCGTCATTCCAGTTTCCGACGGAAGTGGAGAAGAAATGCAGTATTTGTCAA GAAGAGTTTGAAGCAAATGACGAGATGGGGAGGCTGGGCTGCGGCCACAGCTACCATGTTTACTGCATCAAGCAGTGGCTTTCTCAGAAGAACGTTTGCCCGGTTTGCAAGACCGCTGTCACCAAGACTTGA
- the LOC119268756 gene encoding uncharacterized protein LOC119268756 isoform X2, with protein MPLLHGASLRALLAGAAVAHLSSFPIVRASPCAPPQPLRLRAFASHSASEPPPPPPSSPSPSTSRVLASAAAACDCEEGAKPAICTADELHYAPVPGTEWRLALWRYRPPPEAPKRNHPLMLLSGVATNAVGFDLSPGASFARHMSMQGFDTWIVELRGAGLSTRGSELAAASTKSDMSSNSELVPDASLTSSLEEVADKFLGLMELPQTSAIYDQISQLSQRLVKILGEGQQNVSPRLFGWQERLSATIEDLQKQLELIISYDWDFDHYLEEDVPAAIDYIKQQSVPKDGKLLAIGHSMGGILLYAMVSKCGFEGADPELAAIVTLASSVDYTTSNSSLKLFVPLADPAEMLRVPAVPLGTLLSTTYPISSRAPYILSLLRSQISAKDMMDPELLSKLILNNFCTVPAKVLLQLATSFRDGGLRNRAGTFFFKEHLGKIKVPVLALAGDEDLICPPEAVYETVKVIPQHLVTYKVFGKPEGPHYAHYDLVGGRKAVHEVYPCIIEFLSQHDGVSS; from the exons ATGCCGCTCCTCCACGGCGCCAGCCTCCGGgccctcctcgccggcgccgccgtggCGCACCTCTCCTCCTTCCCCATCGTGCGGGCATCCCCGTGCGCTCCTCCCCAGCCGCTGCGGCTCCGCGCCTTCGCCTCCCACAGCGCCTCggaacctccgccgccgcccccctcctcGCCCTCGCCCTCCACCTCGCGTGTCCTCGCCTCCGCGGCAGCGGCGTGCGACTGCGAGGAGGGGGCGAAGCCCGCGATCTGCACGGCGGACGAGCTGCACTACGCGCCCGTGCCAGGCACCGAGTGGCGGCTCGCGCTCTGGAGGTACCGCCCGCCGCCTGAG GCGCCCAAGAGGAACCACCCACTGATGCTGCTGTCCGGTGTGGCCACCAATGCGGTGGGATTCGACCTGTCCCCTGGG GCTTCCTTTGCCCGTCATATGTCTATGCAAGGGTTTGATACATGGATTGTTGAGTTGCGTGGTGCAGGCCTCAGCACACGTGGATCAGAATTAGCTGCAGCTAGCACCAAGTCTGACATGTCCTCTAATTCAG AACTTGTCCCTGATGCCTCATTAACTAGTAGTCTTGAGGAGGTTGCAGATAAATTTCTAGGGTTGATGGAATTGCCACAGACATCAGCAATATATGATCAAATTAGCCAATTAAGTCAGCGCCTCGTGAAGATTCTTGGGGAAGGTCAACAAAATGTTTCCCCTCGGTTATTTGGCTGGCAAGAACGCCTCTCCGCAACCATAGAAGATCTCCAGAAGCAGTTGGAGCTGATTATTAGTTATGATTGGGACTTTGACCATTACCTGGAGGAGGATGTACCTGCAGCG ATAGATTATATAAAACAGCAGAGTGTACCCAAGGATGGAAAATTGCTTGCTATTGGTCATTCTATGGGAGGAATCTTGTTGTATGCAATGGTTTCGAAGTGTG GATTCGAAGGGGCTGATCCAGAGCTGGCAGCTATTGTTACTCTGGCCTCATCAGTTGACTACACAACATCCAACTCCTCGCTCAAGTTATTTGTGCCTCTT GCAGATCCAGCTGAGATGTTGCGTGTTCCTGCTGTCCCTCTAGGAACATTACTATCAACCACTTATCCTATATCATCTCGTGCACCATACATATTGTCACTGCTACGCTCTCAAATTTCAGCCAAGGATATGATGGATCCTGAACTGCTTTCAAAGCTCATCTTGAATAACTTCT GCACAGTACCAGCAAAGGTGTTATTACAGTTGGCGACCTCATTCCGTGACGGTGGGCTGCGAAACAGGGCTGGTACTTTTTTCTTCAAAGAGCATTTAGGGAAAATCAAAGTTCCGGTGCTTGCCCTTGCTGGAGACGAGGATCTGATTTGCCCCCCAGAAGCTGTTTACG AAACCGTGAAAGTAATTCCTCAGCATCTGGTCACCTATAAGGTTTTTGGCAAACCTGAAGGCCCTCACTATGCACATTATGACCTGGTTGGAGGGCGGAAG GCTGTCCATGAAGTGTACCCTTGCATAATAGAGTTCCTCTCTCAACACGATGGTGTGTCTTCTTAA
- the LOC119268756 gene encoding uncharacterized protein LOC119268756 isoform X3, with product MPLLHGASLRALLAGAAVAHLSSFPIVRASPCAPPQPLRLRAFASHSASEPPPPPPSSPSPSTSRVLASAAAACDCEEGAKPAICTADELHYAPVPGTEWRLALWRYRPPPEAPKRNHPLMLLSGVATNAVGFDLSPGASFARHMSMQGFDTWIVELRGAGLSTRGSELAAASTKSDMSSNSDKFLGLMELPQTSAIYDQISQLSQRLVKILGEGQQNVSPRLFGWQERLSATIEDLQKQLELIISYDWDFDHYLEEDVPAAIDYIKQQSVPKDGKLLAIGHSMGGILLYAMVSKCGFEGADPELAAIVTLASSVDYTTSNSSLKLFVPLADPAEMLRVPAVPLGTLLSTTYPISSRAPYILSLLRSQISAKDMMDPELLSKLILNNFCTVPAKVLLQLATSFRDGGLRNRAGTFFFKEHLGKIKVPVLALAGDEDLICPPEAVYETVKVIPQHLVTYKVFGKPEGPHYAHYDLVGGRKAVHEVYPCIIEFLSQHDGVSS from the exons ATGCCGCTCCTCCACGGCGCCAGCCTCCGGgccctcctcgccggcgccgccgtggCGCACCTCTCCTCCTTCCCCATCGTGCGGGCATCCCCGTGCGCTCCTCCCCAGCCGCTGCGGCTCCGCGCCTTCGCCTCCCACAGCGCCTCggaacctccgccgccgcccccctcctcGCCCTCGCCCTCCACCTCGCGTGTCCTCGCCTCCGCGGCAGCGGCGTGCGACTGCGAGGAGGGGGCGAAGCCCGCGATCTGCACGGCGGACGAGCTGCACTACGCGCCCGTGCCAGGCACCGAGTGGCGGCTCGCGCTCTGGAGGTACCGCCCGCCGCCTGAG GCGCCCAAGAGGAACCACCCACTGATGCTGCTGTCCGGTGTGGCCACCAATGCGGTGGGATTCGACCTGTCCCCTGGG GCTTCCTTTGCCCGTCATATGTCTATGCAAGGGTTTGATACATGGATTGTTGAGTTGCGTGGTGCAGGCCTCAGCACACGTGGATCAGAATTAGCTGCAGCTAGCACCAAGTCTGACATGTCCTCTAATTCAG ATAAATTTCTAGGGTTGATGGAATTGCCACAGACATCAGCAATATATGATCAAATTAGCCAATTAAGTCAGCGCCTCGTGAAGATTCTTGGGGAAGGTCAACAAAATGTTTCCCCTCGGTTATTTGGCTGGCAAGAACGCCTCTCCGCAACCATAGAAGATCTCCAGAAGCAGTTGGAGCTGATTATTAGTTATGATTGGGACTTTGACCATTACCTGGAGGAGGATGTACCTGCAGCG ATAGATTATATAAAACAGCAGAGTGTACCCAAGGATGGAAAATTGCTTGCTATTGGTCATTCTATGGGAGGAATCTTGTTGTATGCAATGGTTTCGAAGTGTG GATTCGAAGGGGCTGATCCAGAGCTGGCAGCTATTGTTACTCTGGCCTCATCAGTTGACTACACAACATCCAACTCCTCGCTCAAGTTATTTGTGCCTCTT GCAGATCCAGCTGAGATGTTGCGTGTTCCTGCTGTCCCTCTAGGAACATTACTATCAACCACTTATCCTATATCATCTCGTGCACCATACATATTGTCACTGCTACGCTCTCAAATTTCAGCCAAGGATATGATGGATCCTGAACTGCTTTCAAAGCTCATCTTGAATAACTTCT GCACAGTACCAGCAAAGGTGTTATTACAGTTGGCGACCTCATTCCGTGACGGTGGGCTGCGAAACAGGGCTGGTACTTTTTTCTTCAAAGAGCATTTAGGGAAAATCAAAGTTCCGGTGCTTGCCCTTGCTGGAGACGAGGATCTGATTTGCCCCCCAGAAGCTGTTTACG AAACCGTGAAAGTAATTCCTCAGCATCTGGTCACCTATAAGGTTTTTGGCAAACCTGAAGGCCCTCACTATGCACATTATGACCTGGTTGGAGGGCGGAAG GCTGTCCATGAAGTGTACCCTTGCATAATAGAGTTCCTCTCTCAACACGATGGTGTGTCTTCTTAA
- the LOC119268756 gene encoding uncharacterized protein LOC119268756 isoform X1 produces the protein MPLLHGASLRALLAGAAVAHLSSFPIVRASPCAPPQPLRLRAFASHSASEPPPPPPSSPSPSTSRVLASAAAACDCEEGAKPAICTADELHYAPVPGTEWRLALWRYRPPPEAPKRNHPLMLLSGVATNAVGFDLSPGASFARHMSMQGFDTWIVELRGAGLSTRGSELAAASTKSDMSSNSGVDKILTQKVNVVPPAKDMSTNEPQSSEVPVLTDTNVLETNTSEEPQLVTKLANALAQLSVTFSGYVRDSQLRNITDGFFDRVTELVPDASLTSSLEEVADKFLGLMELPQTSAIYDQISQLSQRLVKILGEGQQNVSPRLFGWQERLSATIEDLQKQLELIISYDWDFDHYLEEDVPAAIDYIKQQSVPKDGKLLAIGHSMGGILLYAMVSKCGFEGADPELAAIVTLASSVDYTTSNSSLKLFVPLADPAEMLRVPAVPLGTLLSTTYPISSRAPYILSLLRSQISAKDMMDPELLSKLILNNFCTVPAKVLLQLATSFRDGGLRNRAGTFFFKEHLGKIKVPVLALAGDEDLICPPEAVYETVKVIPQHLVTYKVFGKPEGPHYAHYDLVGGRKAVHEVYPCIIEFLSQHDGVSS, from the exons ATGCCGCTCCTCCACGGCGCCAGCCTCCGGgccctcctcgccggcgccgccgtggCGCACCTCTCCTCCTTCCCCATCGTGCGGGCATCCCCGTGCGCTCCTCCCCAGCCGCTGCGGCTCCGCGCCTTCGCCTCCCACAGCGCCTCggaacctccgccgccgcccccctcctcGCCCTCGCCCTCCACCTCGCGTGTCCTCGCCTCCGCGGCAGCGGCGTGCGACTGCGAGGAGGGGGCGAAGCCCGCGATCTGCACGGCGGACGAGCTGCACTACGCGCCCGTGCCAGGCACCGAGTGGCGGCTCGCGCTCTGGAGGTACCGCCCGCCGCCTGAG GCGCCCAAGAGGAACCACCCACTGATGCTGCTGTCCGGTGTGGCCACCAATGCGGTGGGATTCGACCTGTCCCCTGGG GCTTCCTTTGCCCGTCATATGTCTATGCAAGGGTTTGATACATGGATTGTTGAGTTGCGTGGTGCAGGCCTCAGCACACGTGGATCAGAATTAGCTGCAGCTAGCACCAAGTCTGACATGTCCTCTAATTCAGGTGTGGATAAAATTTTGACACAGAAAGTAAATGTTGTTCCTCCTGCCAAGGATATGTCAACTAATGAACCTCAAAGTTCTGAAGTTCCAGTACTAACAGACACGAATGTGCTAGAAACAAACACATCAGAAGAACCACAACTGGTGACAAAGTTAGCAAATGCTTTGGCACAATTGAGTGTAACATTTTCAGGCTATGTAAGAGATAGCCAACTGAGAAACATCACTGACGGTTTTTTTGATCGAGTGACAGAACTTGTCCCTGATGCCTCATTAACTAGTAGTCTTGAGGAGGTTGCAGATAAATTTCTAGGGTTGATGGAATTGCCACAGACATCAGCAATATATGATCAAATTAGCCAATTAAGTCAGCGCCTCGTGAAGATTCTTGGGGAAGGTCAACAAAATGTTTCCCCTCGGTTATTTGGCTGGCAAGAACGCCTCTCCGCAACCATAGAAGATCTCCAGAAGCAGTTGGAGCTGATTATTAGTTATGATTGGGACTTTGACCATTACCTGGAGGAGGATGTACCTGCAGCG ATAGATTATATAAAACAGCAGAGTGTACCCAAGGATGGAAAATTGCTTGCTATTGGTCATTCTATGGGAGGAATCTTGTTGTATGCAATGGTTTCGAAGTGTG GATTCGAAGGGGCTGATCCAGAGCTGGCAGCTATTGTTACTCTGGCCTCATCAGTTGACTACACAACATCCAACTCCTCGCTCAAGTTATTTGTGCCTCTT GCAGATCCAGCTGAGATGTTGCGTGTTCCTGCTGTCCCTCTAGGAACATTACTATCAACCACTTATCCTATATCATCTCGTGCACCATACATATTGTCACTGCTACGCTCTCAAATTTCAGCCAAGGATATGATGGATCCTGAACTGCTTTCAAAGCTCATCTTGAATAACTTCT GCACAGTACCAGCAAAGGTGTTATTACAGTTGGCGACCTCATTCCGTGACGGTGGGCTGCGAAACAGGGCTGGTACTTTTTTCTTCAAAGAGCATTTAGGGAAAATCAAAGTTCCGGTGCTTGCCCTTGCTGGAGACGAGGATCTGATTTGCCCCCCAGAAGCTGTTTACG AAACCGTGAAAGTAATTCCTCAGCATCTGGTCACCTATAAGGTTTTTGGCAAACCTGAAGGCCCTCACTATGCACATTATGACCTGGTTGGAGGGCGGAAG GCTGTCCATGAAGTGTACCCTTGCATAATAGAGTTCCTCTCTCAACACGATGGTGTGTCTTCTTAA
- the LOC119268756 gene encoding uncharacterized protein LOC119268756 isoform X4 codes for MLLSGVATNAVGFDLSPGASFARHMSMQGFDTWIVELRGAGLSTRGSELAAASTKSDMSSNSGVDKILTQKVNVVPPAKDMSTNEPQSSEVPVLTDTNVLETNTSEEPQLVTKLANALAQLSVTFSGYVRDSQLRNITDGFFDRVTELVPDASLTSSLEEVADKFLGLMELPQTSAIYDQISQLSQRLVKILGEGQQNVSPRLFGWQERLSATIEDLQKQLELIISYDWDFDHYLEEDVPAAIDYIKQQSVPKDGKLLAIGHSMGGILLYAMVSKCGFEGADPELAAIVTLASSVDYTTSNSSLKLFVPLADPAEMLRVPAVPLGTLLSTTYPISSRAPYILSLLRSQISAKDMMDPELLSKLILNNFCTVPAKVLLQLATSFRDGGLRNRAGTFFFKEHLGKIKVPVLALAGDEDLICPPEAVYETVKVIPQHLVTYKVFGKPEGPHYAHYDLVGGRKAVHEVYPCIIEFLSQHDGVSS; via the exons ATGCTGCTGTCCGGTGTGGCCACCAATGCGGTGGGATTCGACCTGTCCCCTGGG GCTTCCTTTGCCCGTCATATGTCTATGCAAGGGTTTGATACATGGATTGTTGAGTTGCGTGGTGCAGGCCTCAGCACACGTGGATCAGAATTAGCTGCAGCTAGCACCAAGTCTGACATGTCCTCTAATTCAGGTGTGGATAAAATTTTGACACAGAAAGTAAATGTTGTTCCTCCTGCCAAGGATATGTCAACTAATGAACCTCAAAGTTCTGAAGTTCCAGTACTAACAGACACGAATGTGCTAGAAACAAACACATCAGAAGAACCACAACTGGTGACAAAGTTAGCAAATGCTTTGGCACAATTGAGTGTAACATTTTCAGGCTATGTAAGAGATAGCCAACTGAGAAACATCACTGACGGTTTTTTTGATCGAGTGACAGAACTTGTCCCTGATGCCTCATTAACTAGTAGTCTTGAGGAGGTTGCAGATAAATTTCTAGGGTTGATGGAATTGCCACAGACATCAGCAATATATGATCAAATTAGCCAATTAAGTCAGCGCCTCGTGAAGATTCTTGGGGAAGGTCAACAAAATGTTTCCCCTCGGTTATTTGGCTGGCAAGAACGCCTCTCCGCAACCATAGAAGATCTCCAGAAGCAGTTGGAGCTGATTATTAGTTATGATTGGGACTTTGACCATTACCTGGAGGAGGATGTACCTGCAGCG ATAGATTATATAAAACAGCAGAGTGTACCCAAGGATGGAAAATTGCTTGCTATTGGTCATTCTATGGGAGGAATCTTGTTGTATGCAATGGTTTCGAAGTGTG GATTCGAAGGGGCTGATCCAGAGCTGGCAGCTATTGTTACTCTGGCCTCATCAGTTGACTACACAACATCCAACTCCTCGCTCAAGTTATTTGTGCCTCTT GCAGATCCAGCTGAGATGTTGCGTGTTCCTGCTGTCCCTCTAGGAACATTACTATCAACCACTTATCCTATATCATCTCGTGCACCATACATATTGTCACTGCTACGCTCTCAAATTTCAGCCAAGGATATGATGGATCCTGAACTGCTTTCAAAGCTCATCTTGAATAACTTCT GCACAGTACCAGCAAAGGTGTTATTACAGTTGGCGACCTCATTCCGTGACGGTGGGCTGCGAAACAGGGCTGGTACTTTTTTCTTCAAAGAGCATTTAGGGAAAATCAAAGTTCCGGTGCTTGCCCTTGCTGGAGACGAGGATCTGATTTGCCCCCCAGAAGCTGTTTACG AAACCGTGAAAGTAATTCCTCAGCATCTGGTCACCTATAAGGTTTTTGGCAAACCTGAAGGCCCTCACTATGCACATTATGACCTGGTTGGAGGGCGGAAG GCTGTCCATGAAGTGTACCCTTGCATAATAGAGTTCCTCTCTCAACACGATGGTGTGTCTTCTTAA